In Cervus elaphus chromosome 5, mCerEla1.1, whole genome shotgun sequence, the following proteins share a genomic window:
- the HIC2 gene encoding hypermethylated in cancer 2 protein translates to MVSGPLALRWCVWAGRGDMGPDMELPSHSKQLLLQLNQQRTQGFLCDVIVMVENAVFRAHKNVLAASSVYFKSLVLHDNLISLDTDMVSSAVFQQILDFIYTGRLLPGEPPAEPNFSTLLTAASYLQLPELAALCRRKLKRAGKPFGSGRGGAGLGRPPRSQRLSTASVIQTRYPGLVDGRKGAHAPQELSQAKGSDDELFLGGLSQEGAHGLGRPVCPGSGEAGLGGCSTNGGGGSCEQELGLDLSKKSPPLPPATPGPSLTPDDPAQLSDSQEGSPLSTSAPPVANSASYSELGGALSEPMDLEGAEDNPLCLLEGPGGPPPRKSLRHSARKKEWAKKEPVAASPFERRDVAPKGPCPGEEAEGLGDRVPNGILAGSAAAGRPFGEPPYPCKEEEENGKDGSEDSAQSGSEGGPAGAPYVYRQEGYEPVPYGDNLYVCIPCAKGFPSSEQLNAHVETHAEEELLLKEEGGAYETGSAGADEEAEDLSAPSAALAAGPRPFKCSACEKTYKDAATLRQHEKTHWLARPFPCGICGKMFTQRGTMTRHMRSHLGLKPFACGECGMRFTRQYRLTEHMRVHSGEKPYECQLCGGKFTQQRNLISHLRMHTSPS, encoded by the exons ATGGTCTCTGGGCCCCTGGCACTCCG GTGGTGCGTGTGGGCAGGGCGCGGGGACATGGGGCCCGACATGGAGCTGCCCAGCCACTCGAAGCAGCTCCTGCTGCAGCTGAACCAGCAGCGCACGCAGGGCTTCCTGTGTGACGTCATCGTCATGGTGGAGAACGCCGTCTTCCGCGCCCACAAGAACGTGCTGGCCGCCAGCAGCGTCTACTTCAAGTCCCTGGTGCTTCACGACAACCTCATCAGCCTGGACACGGACATGGTCAGCTCCGCGGTGTTCCAGCAGATCCTGGACTTCATCTACACCGGCCGCCTGCTGCCAGGCGAGCCGCCGGCCGAGCCCAACTTCAGCACGCTGCTCACCGCTGCCAGCTACCTCCAGCTGCCCGAGCTGGCGGCCCTCTGCCGGCGCAAGCTCAAGAGAGCTGGCAAGCCCTTTGGCTCTGGGCGGGGCGGCGCCGGCCTGGGGCGGCCCCCCCGCAGCCAGCGGCTGTCCACGGCCTCGGTCATCCAGACCCGCTACCCAGGCCTCGTGGATGGGCGCAAAGGGGCCCACGCCCCCCAGGAGCTCTCCCAGGCCAAAGGCTCCGACGACGAGCTCTTTTTGGGTGGCTTGAGCCAGGAGGGCGCACACGGCCTGGGCCGGCCGGTCTGTCCCGGCAGTGGGGAGGCCGGCCTGGGCGGCTGCAGCACCAACGGGGGTGGCGGCAGCTGCGAGCAGGAGCTGGGCCTGGACTTGTCCAAGAAGAGCCCCCCGctgccccccgccacccccggGCCCTCCCTCACCCCCGACGACCCAGCCCAGCTGAGCGACAGCCAGGAGGGCTCGCCCCTCTCGACCTCCGCCCCTCCGGTCGCCAACAGTGCCTCTTACAGCGAGCTGGGGGGCGCCCTCAGTGAGCCCATGGATCTGGAGGGGGCAGAGGACAACCCGCTGTGCCTGCTGGAGGGGCCGGGTGGGCCACCCCCCCGCAAGAGCCTCCGGCACTCGGCCCGCAAGAAGGAGTGGGCCAAGAAGGAGCCTGTAGCCGCCTCCCCGTTTGAGCGGAGGGACGTGGCGCCCAAGGGCCCGTGCCCGGGGGAGGAGGCCGAAGGGCTGGGCGACAGGGTCCCCAATGGCATTCTGGCTGGCAGCGCGGCGGCGGGCAGACCCTTCGGGGAGCCCCCGTACCCctgcaaggaggaggaggagaacggCAAGGACGGCAGCGAGGACAGCGCGCAGAGCGGGAGCGAGGGCGGCCCGGCCGGCGCGCCCTACGTGTACCGGCAGGAGGGCTACGAGCCGGTGCCCTACGGCGACAACCTGTACGTGTGCATCCCCTGCGCCAAGGGCTTCCCCAGCTCGGAGCAGCTCAACGCGCACGTGGAGACGCACGCGGAGGAGGAGCTGCTCCTCAAGGAGGAGGGCGGCGCCTACGAGACGGGCAGCGCGGGCGCCGACGAGGAGGCGGAGGACCTGTCAGCGCCCAGCGCGGCCCTGGCGGCTGGGCCGCGGCCCTTCAAGTGCTCGGCCTGCGAGAAGACCTACAAGGACGCGGCCACGCTGCGGCAGCACGAGAAGACGCACTGGCTGGCGCGGCCCTTCCCCTGCGGCATCTGCGGGAAGATGTTCACGCAGCGCGGCACGATGACGCGCCACATGCGCAGCCACCTGGGCCTCAAGCCCTTCGCGTGCGGCGAGTGCGGCATGCGCTTCACTCGCCAGTACCGCCTCACGGAGCACATGCGCGTGCACTCTGGCGAGAAGCCCTACGAGTGCCAGCTCTGCGGGGGCAAGTTCACGCAGCAGCGCAACCTCATCAGCCACCTGCGCATGCACACCTCCCCCTCCTAG